CTTCGCCCAAGCGATGGAGTTCGCGCGCAAAGTGGGCGATCTCGCGGAAGGGGAGGGGCATCATCCCGACATCGCGATGGGGTGGGGCTACTGCACCGTCGTGTTCCAGACGCACAAGATCCGTGGTCTGCACGGAAACGACTTCATCATGGCGGCGAAGGTGAACACCTTGCTCCCTTGAGACCCGCTGCGTCGTTTCCGGTGTGAGCGCACGGGCACGCGCCGCCGGCTCCCTATCCGGGTCGACGCACAGGGGGCGGCATGCTA
The genomic region above belongs to Candidatus Deferrimicrobiaceae bacterium and contains:
- a CDS encoding 4a-hydroxytetrahydrobiopterin dehydratase; amino-acid sequence: MGLASRKCEPCRGAVSPMSREEAESMLREIPGWDLEENATKIRRSFRFRDFAQAMEFARKVGDLAEGEGHHPDIAMGWGYCTVVFQTHKIRGLHGNDFIMAAKVNTLLP